A region from the Buchnera aphidicola (Pemphigus populi) genome encodes:
- the crr gene encoding PTS glucose transporter subunit IIA, which translates to MGLFSNFFEKKKDNINQIIDIISPISGKIIDIENVPDAVFSQKIVGDGIAIKPIGNEIVSPINGTIGKIFKTMHAFSIQSNEGIELFVHFGIDTINLRGKGFTKVIQESKNVNIGDKIILLDLPFLKLNSKSIITPVVISNMEKIKSIKKYSGETIAGKTIIMRITL; encoded by the coding sequence AAAAGATAATATTAATCAAATTATAGATATAATATCACCGATATCAGGTAAAATTATTGATATCGAAAATGTACCTGATGCAGTTTTTTCTCAAAAAATTGTTGGAGATGGAATAGCAATTAAACCTATAGGTAATGAAATAGTTTCTCCAATTAATGGCACTATTGGGAAAATATTTAAAACTATGCATGCTTTTTCTATTCAATCTAATGAAGGTATTGAATTATTTGTTCATTTTGGTATAGATACTATTAATCTCCGAGGAAAGGGATTTACAAAAGTTATTCAAGAATCTAAAAATGTCAACATAGGAGATAAAATAATTTTATTAGATTTACCATTTTTAAAATTAAACTCTAAATCTATAATAACTCCTGTTGTAATCTCCAATATGGAAAAAATTAAATCAATAAAAAAATATTCTGGTGAGACCATTGCAGGGAAAACGATTATTATGAGAATAACTCTATAA